From one Microlunatus sp. Gsoil 973 genomic stretch:
- a CDS encoding PadR family transcriptional regulator has product MDNLTEMLKGVLEGCVLEIISRGETYGYEITSTLRGLGFSDVVEGTVYTILLRLEKNRFVTIEKKPSTQGPPRKFYTLNDAGKAELSSFWAKWDFLSQKINELKENQK; this is encoded by the coding sequence GTGGACAACCTGACGGAGATGCTCAAGGGCGTGCTCGAGGGCTGCGTGCTGGAGATCATCAGCCGCGGTGAGACGTACGGCTACGAGATCACGTCGACTCTGCGAGGGCTGGGCTTCTCCGATGTCGTGGAGGGCACCGTCTACACCATCCTCCTGCGACTGGAGAAGAACCGGTTCGTGACCATCGAGAAGAAGCCGTCCACCCAGGGCCCGCCGAGGAAGTTCTACACGTTGAACGACGCCGGCAAAGCCGAGCTCAGCTCGTTCTGGGCCAAATGGGACTTCCTGTCCCAGAAGATCAACGAACTCAAGGAGAACCAGAAGTGA
- a CDS encoding FMN-binding glutamate synthase family protein: MGKRRAAGVAAGTAGALAALGTWDLLQRKHSVLRNYPLVGHLRYLLESIRPEVQQYFIESNTAGRPFDREIRDTIYERAKGIHGEQAFGTERDVNVAGYEYLLHSMTPLTAPETAPRVRVGGPDCSQPYSMALLNVSAMSFGALSANAIRALNKGAALGGFAHDTGEGGLTGYHLENGGDLIWEIGSGYFSTRTPDGRFDPGRFTENAAHDQVKATSLKLSQGAKPGLGGVLPAAKVSAEIASIRGVPEGQKCVSPPGHQVFSTPTGLIEFIARMRELSGGKPVGFKLCVGHRRDVLAICKAMLEVGTTPDFIIVDGSEGGTAAAPLEYEDHVGAPLTDGLMIMHNALVGSGLRGRIKIAAGGKIASGSDIVKRLIQGADYTNAARAMMMAIGCIQSLRCHTDTCPVGVATQNPRRSRALDVGDKSQRVFRYQQGTVAEAVSMMASMGVTSPDQLTPEMLRRNVSEVENRSYAELYEWLGPGELLSEPRPSWATDWNAASADRF, from the coding sequence ATGGGTAAGCGTCGGGCGGCCGGTGTCGCCGCAGGAACGGCCGGAGCCCTGGCGGCCCTGGGCACCTGGGATCTGCTGCAGCGCAAGCACTCGGTCCTGCGCAACTATCCGTTGGTCGGCCACCTTCGCTATCTGCTGGAGAGCATCCGGCCGGAGGTGCAGCAGTACTTCATCGAGAGCAACACCGCCGGCCGGCCGTTCGACCGGGAGATCCGGGACACCATCTACGAGCGGGCCAAGGGCATTCACGGCGAGCAGGCGTTCGGCACCGAGCGGGACGTCAACGTCGCCGGCTACGAATACCTGCTGCACTCGATGACCCCGCTGACCGCCCCCGAGACGGCACCGCGGGTCCGGGTCGGTGGCCCGGACTGTAGCCAGCCGTACAGCATGGCGTTGCTCAACGTATCGGCGATGAGCTTCGGAGCGCTGTCTGCCAACGCGATCCGGGCGCTCAACAAGGGCGCGGCGCTCGGTGGCTTCGCCCACGACACCGGCGAGGGCGGGCTGACCGGGTATCACCTGGAGAACGGGGGCGACCTGATCTGGGAGATCGGTTCGGGCTACTTCTCCACCCGCACGCCCGACGGCCGGTTCGACCCCGGTCGATTCACCGAGAACGCCGCTCACGATCAAGTCAAGGCGACCTCGCTGAAACTGTCGCAGGGCGCCAAACCGGGGCTGGGTGGCGTGCTGCCGGCGGCGAAGGTGAGCGCCGAGATCGCCAGCATCCGTGGCGTGCCGGAGGGACAGAAGTGCGTCAGCCCACCCGGCCATCAGGTGTTCTCCACGCCAACGGGGTTGATCGAATTCATCGCCAGGATGCGCGAGCTGTCCGGCGGTAAGCCGGTCGGCTTCAAGCTCTGCGTCGGCCACCGCCGGGACGTGCTGGCGATCTGCAAGGCGATGCTCGAGGTCGGCACCACGCCGGACTTCATCATCGTCGACGGTTCCGAAGGGGGCACGGCGGCGGCGCCGCTGGAATATGAGGATCATGTGGGCGCACCGCTGACCGACGGTCTGATGATCATGCACAACGCGTTGGTGGGGAGCGGGCTGCGAGGCAGGATCAAGATCGCTGCCGGGGGCAAGATCGCCTCCGGCAGCGACATCGTCAAACGGCTGATCCAGGGAGCCGACTACACCAACGCGGCCCGGGCGATGATGATGGCGATCGGCTGCATCCAGTCGCTGCGCTGCCACACCGACACCTGTCCTGTCGGGGTCGCCACCCAGAATCCGCGGCGATCCCGGGCGCTGGACGTCGGTGACAAGAGCCAGCGCGTCTTCCGCTATCAGCAGGGCACGGTTGCCGAGGCCGTCTCGATGATGGCGTCGATGGGGGTGACCAGCCCGGACCAGCTCACTCCGGAGATGTTGCGGCGCAACGTCAGCGAGGTGGAGAACCGCTCCTACGCCGAGCTGTACGAGTGGCTCGGACCCGGTGAACTGCTCAGCGAACCGCGACCGAGCTGGGCCACCGACTGGAACGCCGCCTCGGCCGACCGCTTCTAG
- a CDS encoding DUF1048 domain-containing protein → MIENFLKKILGDKKEWRNMEARAKALPRDYQIVYDEIKKYVFKFAGGDGMDMVYLLRDLLGLFETSVADGKRALEVTGDDVAEFCDELLRNANTYTENWHDKLNSSVHKRLAREESDQ, encoded by the coding sequence GTGATCGAGAACTTCCTGAAGAAGATCCTCGGCGACAAGAAGGAGTGGCGAAACATGGAGGCGCGCGCGAAAGCACTGCCTCGCGACTACCAGATCGTCTACGACGAGATCAAGAAGTACGTCTTCAAGTTCGCCGGCGGCGACGGCATGGACATGGTCTACCTGCTGCGAGATCTGCTCGGGCTCTTCGAGACCAGCGTCGCCGACGGCAAACGCGCCCTGGAGGTCACCGGTGACGACGTCGCGGAATTCTGCGACGAACTGCTCCGCAATGCCAATACCTACACCGAGAACTGGCACGACAAGCTGAACAGCAGCGTGCACAAGCGGCTCGCACGCGAGGAGTCCGATCAATGA
- a CDS encoding SRPBCC family protein, whose amino-acid sequence MVAGDTETTPTVVRAEREIAADPQAIFELIADPAHQPHWDGNDNLGSAAEGQRVRAVGEVFATILTKGSVRENHVVEFVEGRLIAWRPAEVGKRPPGHLWRWELEPIAEGRTRVIHTYDWTELTDVNRFSRARGTTKDNLHASLDRLAALAEG is encoded by the coding sequence ATGGTCGCCGGGGACACGGAGACGACGCCGACTGTCGTACGGGCAGAGCGGGAGATCGCCGCCGACCCGCAAGCGATCTTCGAACTCATCGCCGATCCGGCCCACCAACCGCATTGGGACGGGAACGACAATCTGGGTTCGGCCGCCGAGGGCCAACGTGTTCGCGCCGTCGGTGAGGTGTTCGCGACGATCCTGACGAAGGGCAGCGTCCGGGAGAACCATGTCGTCGAGTTCGTCGAGGGTCGGCTGATCGCCTGGCGCCCCGCCGAGGTCGGCAAGCGGCCGCCGGGACATCTGTGGCGCTGGGAGCTGGAGCCCATCGCCGAGGGGCGTACCCGGGTGATCCACACCTACGACTGGACCGAGTTGACCGACGTCAACCGGTTTTCCCGTGCCCGCGGCACCACGAAGGACAACCTGCACGCCTCACTGGACCGACTTGCCGCCCTCGCCGAAGGGTGA
- a CDS encoding TetR/AcrR family transcriptional regulator produces MPTGTAIPDAREQLFAAAERVLLRDGVQSLTSRAVTAEAGVAKGVLHRHFADFDDFLVELIRDRISVMRARSAELMSTVGSGSVVDNVTDALVLMFTSVATRMVGLITVRDELRIRLRAAGHEGVPVATDAAWMIREYLAAEREQGRLRPDADLDSIGLTLIGGGQLLYESGTPDFEAVRRLAVSTLAGAIADHAR; encoded by the coding sequence GTGCCGACCGGTACTGCCATTCCGGACGCCCGTGAGCAGCTCTTCGCTGCGGCGGAACGGGTACTGCTCCGGGACGGGGTGCAGAGCCTGACCAGCAGGGCCGTGACCGCCGAGGCGGGCGTGGCCAAGGGGGTGCTGCATCGACACTTCGCAGACTTCGACGATTTCCTGGTCGAGCTCATCCGCGATCGGATCAGCGTGATGCGGGCCAGATCGGCGGAGCTGATGTCGACCGTCGGGTCCGGGTCGGTGGTGGACAACGTGACCGACGCTCTTGTCCTGATGTTCACCTCGGTCGCCACGCGGATGGTCGGTCTCATCACCGTCCGCGACGAACTGCGCATCCGGCTCCGGGCAGCGGGACACGAGGGCGTGCCCGTGGCCACCGATGCCGCGTGGATGATCCGCGAGTATCTGGCGGCCGAACGCGAGCAGGGTCGGCTCCGGCCGGACGCCGACCTCGACTCGATCGGGTTGACCCTGATCGGTGGCGGACAGCTGCTCTACGAGTCCGGGACTCCCGATTTCGAGGCGGTACGCCGCCTGGCCGTCTCCACCCTCGCCGGCGCCATCGCCGATCACGCCCGTTGA
- a CDS encoding VOC family protein, whose amino-acid sequence MQPFWMLALLDFSPDHYAEAAAHWQRLTGYTLRDPIGDQGEFQGLRPPDRPTFVALQRLGEGADRVHLDLHVTDPPAAAREAVAAGATMITDNPECEVLGSPGGFVFCFVSDPSAGRAPASQWPGGHRSIADQLCIDIPVEHWDTETTFWSDVIGWDVGPIDESEFARMHLVDQLPLRLLFQRLQEPTGRVRGHIDWSTTDRDAETARHEALGSEIVRRCDEWTVMTGPGGTYCITDRVPAL is encoded by the coding sequence ATGCAACCGTTCTGGATGCTCGCCCTGCTCGACTTCAGCCCGGATCACTACGCCGAGGCAGCCGCGCACTGGCAACGGCTGACCGGTTACACCCTGCGCGACCCGATCGGTGATCAGGGTGAGTTCCAGGGGCTGCGACCGCCGGACCGCCCCACCTTCGTCGCACTCCAGCGGCTCGGCGAAGGAGCCGACCGAGTGCACCTCGACCTGCACGTCACCGACCCACCGGCGGCAGCCAGAGAGGCGGTTGCGGCCGGCGCCACCATGATCACCGACAATCCGGAATGCGAGGTGCTCGGCTCGCCGGGCGGCTTCGTCTTCTGTTTCGTCAGTGATCCCTCCGCCGGTAGGGCGCCGGCAAGCCAGTGGCCGGGGGGCCACCGCAGCATCGCCGACCAACTGTGCATCGACATTCCCGTCGAACACTGGGACACCGAGACCACCTTCTGGTCGGACGTCATCGGCTGGGACGTGGGACCGATCGATGAATCGGAGTTCGCTCGGATGCATCTTGTTGATCAACTCCCGCTGCGCCTCCTGTTCCAGCGTCTCCAGGAACCGACCGGCCGGGTACGCGGCCACATCGACTGGTCGACCACCGACCGGGACGCGGAGACCGCCCGCCACGAGGCCCTCGGGTCGGAGATTGTCCGCCGTTGTGACGAGTGGACCGTGATGACCGGTCCCGGTGGGACCTACTGCATCACCGATCGGGTGCCGGCTCTCTGA
- the rplI gene encoding 50S ribosomal protein L9, protein MKLILTAPVDNLGVAGDIVDVKDGYGRNYLVPRGFAINWTKGAEKQIDGIKRARDAREIRGIEHAQQVRDQLEQVAVEVPVRASDSGKLFGAVTPSLIVSAIKKSGGPAVDKRAVQVGKPIRSLGQHTVGIKLHDAVTAHIPVTVVAEA, encoded by the coding sequence ATGAAGCTCATTCTCACCGCGCCGGTCGACAACCTTGGTGTTGCCGGTGACATCGTCGACGTCAAGGACGGCTACGGCCGCAACTACCTGGTCCCGCGCGGATTCGCGATCAACTGGACCAAGGGCGCCGAGAAGCAGATCGACGGCATCAAGCGGGCCCGCGACGCTCGCGAGATCCGCGGCATCGAGCACGCCCAGCAGGTACGCGACCAGCTCGAGCAGGTCGCCGTCGAGGTTCCGGTCCGGGCCTCCGACAGCGGCAAGCTCTTCGGTGCCGTAACGCCGTCGCTGATCGTCAGCGCGATCAAGAAGTCCGGTGGTCCGGCGGTCGACAAGCGCGCCGTCCAGGTGGGCAAGCCGATCCGCAGCCTCGGTCAGCACACCGTCGGCATCAAGCTGCACGATGCGGTGACCGCGCACATCCCGGTCACCGTCGTCGCCGAGGCCTGA
- a CDS encoding FMN-dependent NADH-azoreductase, which produces MPHLLHIDSSIQGDNSVSRGLTARAATAWRSANPAGTTRYRDLGRHPLPHLDADSGLARMVSPDQRTQAQQASWELTVELVNEIKAADTVLLGLPLYNYGAPSAVKSWVDHLIAPGLAIDPETNEGLLGGREFIVIATRGGGYGPGAPREGWDHASVWLPHGLSLTGLEPRFIEAELTLAKSNPAMAGLIPMAEESLRAAEAQVDALWDHVAVLS; this is translated from the coding sequence ATGCCACACCTGCTGCACATCGACTCCAGCATCCAGGGCGACAACTCCGTCAGCCGTGGGTTGACCGCCCGGGCCGCCACAGCCTGGCGCTCGGCCAACCCCGCCGGCACTACCCGCTATCGCGATCTCGGCCGTCATCCCTTGCCCCACCTGGACGCCGATTCCGGTCTGGCGCGCATGGTTTCCCCGGACCAGCGCACCCAGGCCCAACAGGCCTCCTGGGAACTGACGGTGGAGTTGGTGAACGAGATCAAGGCGGCCGACACAGTTCTACTCGGTCTGCCGCTCTACAACTACGGTGCGCCGAGCGCGGTCAAGTCCTGGGTCGACCACCTGATCGCTCCCGGCCTGGCGATCGACCCGGAGACCAACGAAGGGCTGCTGGGCGGACGCGAGTTCATCGTGATCGCCACCCGTGGTGGCGGTTACGGTCCGGGCGCCCCCAGGGAGGGCTGGGACCACGCGTCGGTCTGGTTGCCGCACGGACTGTCGCTGACGGGGCTCGAGCCGCGGTTCATCGAGGCGGAACTGACCCTGGCCAAGAGCAATCCTGCGATGGCCGGACTGATTCCGATGGCCGAGGAGAGCCTGCGCGCGGCGGAGGCCCAGGTCGACGCACTCTGGGACCACGTCGCCGTCCTGTCGTGA
- a CDS encoding DinB family protein — MSQPTTDEFAEPAGSSSDPSDLLVGYLRAYRDALSRKLAGLDDTRLGSAVLPSGWTPLQLLKHLIHVERRWFSWGFLGKDLPDPWADHDPDNPARWFVAPDETIDTLQALLEAQAAETDHVLAEHALDETAATGGRFTDAPPTLAWIGFHVLQEYARHLGHLDVVRELIDNSIGE; from the coding sequence GTGAGCCAGCCGACAACCGACGAATTCGCCGAGCCAGCCGGGTCATCGAGCGATCCTTCAGATTTGCTGGTCGGATACCTGCGCGCCTACCGGGACGCGCTGTCCCGCAAGCTCGCCGGTCTCGACGACACCCGGCTCGGGTCGGCGGTCCTGCCCAGCGGCTGGACCCCGCTGCAACTGCTCAAGCATCTGATCCATGTGGAACGCCGATGGTTCAGCTGGGGCTTCCTCGGCAAGGACCTGCCCGACCCGTGGGCCGATCACGATCCCGACAATCCCGCCCGCTGGTTCGTCGCGCCGGACGAGACGATCGACACACTCCAGGCGCTCCTCGAGGCGCAGGCGGCGGAGACCGATCACGTGCTGGCCGAGCACGCGTTGGACGAGACCGCCGCCACCGGTGGCAGGTTCACCGACGCCCCACCGACCTTGGCCTGGATCGGCTTCCACGTGCTCCAGGAGTACGCCCGCCATCTCGGCCACCTGGACGTCGTCAGGGAACTGATCGACAACAGCATCGGAGAATGA
- a CDS encoding single-stranded DNA-binding protein, translating into MAGETTITLVGNLTADPELRFTPSGAAVANFTVASTPRTFDRQSNEWRDGEAMFINCAVWRQAAENVAESLQKGMRVIVQGRLKSRSYETREGERRTVFEIDVDEIGPALRYATAKVTRTTSGGGQGGGQRGGGYGGNSGGNSGGYGGQQGGSSGQGGGGSFGGNDPWASNDNSGQGSVGGNDPWATNTNDEPPF; encoded by the coding sequence ATGGCAGGCGAAACCACCATCACGCTCGTCGGCAACCTGACCGCCGACCCCGAGCTGCGCTTCACCCCGTCGGGTGCCGCCGTGGCCAACTTCACGGTTGCCTCGACGCCTCGCACCTTCGACCGCCAGAGCAACGAATGGCGCGACGGCGAGGCGATGTTCATCAACTGTGCGGTCTGGCGACAGGCCGCCGAGAACGTCGCCGAGTCGCTGCAGAAGGGCATGCGGGTGATCGTCCAGGGACGGCTGAAGTCCCGCAGCTACGAGACCCGCGAGGGTGAGCGCCGAACCGTCTTCGAGATCGATGTCGACGAGATCGGCCCCGCCTTGCGGTACGCGACCGCGAAGGTCACCCGCACCACCAGCGGCGGAGGACAGGGCGGCGGCCAGCGGGGTGGCGGCTACGGCGGCAACTCCGGTGGCAACTCGGGTGGTTACGGCGGCCAGCAGGGCGGGTCTTCCGGCCAGGGTGGTGGCGGTTCGTTCGGGGGCAACGACCCCTGGGCGAGCAACGACAACTCCGGCCAGGGCTCCGTCGGGGGCAATGATCCGTGGGCCACGAACACCAACGACGAACCGCCGTTCTGA
- a CDS encoding phosphatase PAP2 family protein produces the protein MALITQRPSVARPDGYGSDFDRRRPRRVGPSPAASALPLAFAAVAGMVATVLVALHTAFGQEYDNAAMRVLSHGHSNVNDQLIRLLQQVSTVSAAVALAIMVGVALVRRRFRVAVAAVVLVVGANLTTQLLKDHLLSRPDLGVGEAANTLPSGHTTLVFSLVLAAVLVSPRALRWFVTLGGAAIGGLTGLATIIAAWHRPSDVVAGMLVTLAWAALMSAIIAGRSPDGVVRYGGGFPALLGGSAAALGVIVYGFDWTAGPDASKVIPITAGVIAAVAAMAVGCYSSLVSRTSN, from the coding sequence ATGGCTCTCATCACCCAGCGGCCATCGGTTGCCCGGCCTGATGGTTACGGCTCCGACTTCGACCGGCGCCGCCCCCGGCGGGTCGGTCCGAGCCCGGCCGCATCGGCGCTGCCGCTGGCGTTCGCGGCGGTGGCCGGGATGGTGGCGACTGTCCTGGTGGCCCTGCACACGGCCTTCGGACAGGAGTACGACAACGCGGCGATGCGGGTGCTGTCCCACGGCCACAGCAACGTCAACGACCAGCTGATCCGGCTGCTGCAACAGGTCAGCACCGTCTCGGCCGCCGTCGCGTTGGCGATCATGGTCGGTGTCGCCCTGGTACGCCGCCGGTTCCGGGTGGCCGTCGCCGCGGTTGTCCTGGTGGTCGGCGCCAACCTCACCACCCAGCTGTTGAAGGACCATCTGCTCAGCCGTCCCGATCTCGGTGTCGGCGAGGCCGCCAACACCTTGCCCAGCGGGCACACCACGCTCGTCTTCTCTCTCGTCCTCGCCGCGGTGCTGGTCTCGCCGCGAGCATTGCGTTGGTTCGTCACCCTCGGCGGTGCGGCGATCGGTGGCCTGACCGGACTGGCCACGATCATCGCCGCCTGGCATCGGCCGAGTGACGTGGTGGCCGGGATGCTGGTCACGCTGGCCTGGGCCGCCCTGATGTCGGCGATCATCGCCGGCCGTTCGCCCGATGGCGTCGTACGGTACGGCGGTGGGTTCCCGGCCCTGCTCGGCGGTTCGGCTGCCGCGCTCGGGGTGATCGTGTACGGCTTTGACTGGACCGCCGGACCGGATGCCTCCAAGGTCATTCCGATCACCGCCGGGGTGATCGCTGCGGTTGCTGCCATGGCCGTCGGCTGCTATTCGAGCCTGGTCTCCCGGACCTCCAATTGA
- a CDS encoding MarR family winged helix-turn-helix transcriptional regulator produces the protein MQELPIVDQPPPRCGALLDNVARKLRVHSLAVLHPLGLRPRHLVALTVIRGRNGLLQSELADELQLDSTNVVGLLNELEAEGLIERRRSTTDRRRHNVLLTDAGNAKLAQAERALDAAENAVFGRLDTDDRSTLYALLAKATTPSTEACLESLTE, from the coding sequence ATGCAGGAGTTGCCCATCGTCGATCAACCACCGCCGCGATGTGGTGCGCTGCTGGACAACGTGGCGCGCAAGCTACGGGTGCATTCACTGGCGGTGCTGCATCCGCTGGGCCTCCGTCCACGGCATCTCGTCGCCTTGACGGTGATCCGCGGACGCAACGGCCTGCTGCAGAGTGAACTGGCCGATGAGTTGCAACTGGACAGCACCAACGTCGTCGGACTGCTCAACGAGCTCGAGGCCGAGGGGCTCATCGAGAGGCGGCGCTCCACCACGGACCGGCGGCGCCACAACGTGCTCCTCACCGATGCCGGCAACGCGAAACTGGCCCAGGCCGAGCGGGCGCTGGACGCCGCGGAGAACGCGGTGTTCGGACGTCTCGATACAGACGACCGGTCCACGCTGTACGCGTTGCTCGCCAAGGCGACAACGCCGTCGACGGAGGCCTGTCTTGAGTCCTTGACCGAGTGA
- the rpsR gene encoding 30S ribosomal protein S18 — protein sequence MANAPRNTERKPKKKANPLRKGQPVDYKDTATLRKFISERGKIRARRVTGLSVQDQRKVAIAIKNAREMALLPYASTAR from the coding sequence ATGGCCAACGCACCACGAAACACAGAACGCAAGCCGAAGAAGAAGGCCAATCCGCTGCGCAAGGGCCAGCCGGTCGACTACAAGGACACCGCGACCCTGCGGAAGTTCATTTCCGAGCGGGGCAAGATCCGCGCCCGCCGGGTGACCGGACTGAGCGTCCAGGACCAGCGCAAGGTCGCCATCGCGATCAAGAACGCCCGCGAGATGGCGTTGCTGCCGTACGCGTCGACGGCCCGCTGA
- a CDS encoding M48 family metallopeptidase: MSYAEQRELDRGRIRFPDISPRAYEHPADRGALVALRAIPGFDAVLKAVSGAIGERSVRLLYLASAVRVSPRQYPDLHQMITECATTLDLQPIPELYVQQDPAPNAMTIGLDKPIIVITTGMLKLLDAEGLRFAIGHEVGHVVSGHALYRTMLLQLIGIANQIQWLPIGAWGIRAIIAALMEWYRKSELSCDRAGLLCVQDPRAALRVHASLAGALNPDEMDIAGFLDQAKDYQERGDVRDSVLKILQISGQTHPLAALRAAELQKWAAGSEYQDILAGNYPRRSEDKDAPMSDDVKAAAASYTESFGSSSDPLIKVIGRVSGVMGGVGGAAANRMRDWWQSGRSTDSGKSDDQ, encoded by the coding sequence ATGAGCTACGCAGAGCAGCGGGAGTTGGATCGGGGTCGGATTCGTTTTCCAGACATCAGCCCGCGGGCGTACGAACATCCCGCCGATCGGGGCGCACTCGTCGCGCTGCGCGCCATCCCCGGTTTCGACGCCGTCCTCAAGGCAGTGTCCGGAGCCATCGGGGAGCGGAGTGTCCGGCTGCTCTATCTGGCCAGCGCGGTCCGCGTCTCACCACGGCAGTATCCCGATCTTCATCAAATGATCACCGAATGCGCGACAACGCTGGATCTGCAGCCGATTCCGGAGCTTTACGTCCAACAGGACCCGGCACCCAACGCGATGACGATCGGCCTGGACAAGCCGATCATCGTGATCACCACCGGCATGCTGAAGCTCCTCGACGCCGAGGGATTGCGGTTCGCGATCGGGCACGAGGTGGGTCATGTGGTCAGCGGGCATGCTCTCTACCGGACGATGCTGCTGCAGTTGATCGGCATCGCCAACCAGATCCAGTGGCTGCCGATCGGCGCGTGGGGGATCCGCGCGATCATCGCCGCACTGATGGAGTGGTATCGCAAGTCAGAGTTGTCCTGTGACCGGGCCGGCCTGCTCTGCGTCCAGGATCCGCGTGCGGCACTGCGGGTGCACGCATCGTTGGCCGGAGCGCTCAATCCCGACGAGATGGACATCGCCGGGTTCCTTGATCAGGCCAAGGACTATCAGGAACGCGGCGACGTCCGGGACTCCGTGTTGAAGATCCTGCAGATCTCCGGGCAGACCCATCCGTTGGCAGCACTGCGGGCCGCGGAGTTGCAGAAGTGGGCGGCAGGCTCGGAGTACCAGGACATCCTGGCCGGCAACTACCCGCGGCGGTCGGAGGACAAGGATGCCCCGATGAGCGATGATGTGAAGGCTGCGGCGGCGTCGTACACCGAGAGTTTCGGGTCCAGCTCCGATCCGTTGATCAAGGTGATCGGCCGGGTCAGCGGCGTGATGGGCGGTGTCGGTGGCGCGGCCGCCAATCGCATGCGTGACTGGTGGCAGTCCGGACGTTCCACAGACTCGGGGAAGTCGGACGACCAGTAG
- the rpsF gene encoding 30S ribosomal protein S6 — protein sequence MRKYEVMIIIDPDTDERQVAPTLDNYLKVITNAGGTVDNVDIWGRRRLSYEINKKPEGIYAVVNLTSEPADVQELDRQLGINESIMRTKVLRTDAH from the coding sequence ATGCGCAAGTACGAGGTCATGATCATCATCGACCCGGACACCGACGAGCGACAGGTCGCCCCGACGCTCGACAACTACCTGAAGGTGATCACCAATGCCGGCGGAACCGTCGACAATGTTGACATCTGGGGTCGGCGCCGGTTGTCGTACGAGATCAACAAGAAGCCGGAAGGCATCTACGCGGTCGTCAATCTGACGTCCGAGCCGGCCGACGTCCAGGAGCTGGACCGTCAGCTCGGTATCAACGAATCGATCATGCGGACGAAGGTACTGCGTACCGACGCCCACTGA
- a CDS encoding class I SAM-dependent methyltransferase encodes MPTMPSTSGNPTSGSTIETHRYRAVAESFGVDPAAYDRWRPRYPRDLIERIRTTSPGPEVLDVGIGTGIVARQLRDSGARVTGVEPDARMAGFARAEGFVVEEATIEHWESDGRLFDALVSGQTWHWVEPVSGAAKAKQVLRPGGRVAVFWNAGDAPEEINEAFADAFARAVPDWPTPTDCTPPPASVWYNAMVDRTAEGFRSVGGFGEAERWQDSWDQSYTRDEYLALLPTQGMLTRASAEQTAAVLEAVGRAIDRLGGTFDMHYVTTTMATVRTTG; translated from the coding sequence ATGCCCACTATGCCATCGACGTCGGGGAACCCGACGAGTGGATCGACCATCGAGACCCACCGATATCGCGCCGTCGCCGAGTCCTTCGGCGTCGATCCGGCGGCGTACGACCGGTGGCGTCCCCGCTATCCACGGGATCTGATCGAGCGGATCCGAACGACCAGCCCGGGACCCGAGGTGCTCGACGTCGGTATCGGTACGGGCATCGTCGCCCGGCAACTGCGGGACTCCGGCGCTCGGGTGACGGGAGTCGAGCCCGATGCCCGGATGGCCGGCTTCGCACGCGCCGAGGGATTCGTTGTCGAGGAGGCGACGATCGAGCATTGGGAGTCCGACGGCCGGCTCTTCGACGCACTCGTTTCGGGGCAGACCTGGCACTGGGTCGAACCGGTCTCCGGTGCGGCCAAGGCCAAACAGGTCTTGCGACCCGGCGGCCGCGTCGCGGTCTTCTGGAACGCCGGCGACGCTCCCGAAGAGATCAACGAGGCGTTCGCCGATGCGTTCGCCCGGGCTGTCCCCGACTGGCCGACCCCGACCGACTGTACGCCACCGCCAGCCTCGGTCTGGTACAACGCGATGGTCGACCGCACCGCCGAAGGATTCCGGAGCGTCGGCGGGTTCGGCGAAGCCGAGCGCTGGCAGGACAGCTGGGATCAGTCGTACACCCGGGATGAATATCTGGCGCTGCTGCCCACCCAGGGCATGTTGACCAGGGCCTCCGCCGAACAGACCGCTGCTGTCCTGGAGGCGGTTGGCAGGGCGATCGACCGGCTCGGCGGAACCTTCGACATGCATTACGTGACCACAACCATGGCAACCGTCAGGACAACCGGGTAA